One genomic window of Nicotiana sylvestris chromosome 10, ASM39365v2, whole genome shotgun sequence includes the following:
- the LOC104210096 gene encoding aspartyl protease AED3-like: MALSIATFLLITLLSTTSSASDSCASSKGNSDLSIIHIYGKCSPFNPPKPSSSFLNTVINMASKDPQRLSYLSSLVVSKKPTIVPIAPAQNLFNIGNYVVKAKIGTPGQLMYMVLDTSNDNAWVPCSGCVGCTSNTLFAPTTSSTYGSVDCSVPECTQVRGLSCTSTGSGSGSSACFFNQSYGGDSSFYATLSRDSLGLANDVVPNYAFGCISAVSGNAIPPQGLLGLGRGSMSLMSQSGSLYSGVFSYCLPSFKSYYFSGSLKLGPLGQPKNIKTTPLLKNPRRPSLYYVNLTSVSVGRVQVPIAPEQLGFDSNTGAGTIIDSGTVITRFVPPAYNAIRDEFRKQVKGPFSSLGAFDTCFASPNEAGAPAITLHFEGMDLKLPMENTLIHSSATPLACLAMAAAPNNVNSVLNVIANLQQQNLRILFDTANSRVGIAREVCN, from the exons ATGGCCTTATCCATAGCCACTTTCCTCTTAATCACTCTTCTTTCTACGACATCTTCAGCTTCTGATTCTTGTGCTTCTTCCAAAGGTAATTCAGACCTTTCAATCATTCACATTTATGGGAAATGCTCACCCTTTAACCCACCTAAACCTTCCTCTTCATTTCTCAATACTGTTATCAACATGGCCTCAAAAGACCCACAAAGGCTCTCTTATTTATCCAGCTTAGTAGTATCCAAAAAGCCAACTATTGTGCCCATTGCTCCAGCCCAGAACCTCTTCAATATAG GTAACTATGTGGTCAAGGCAAAGATTGGTACTCCAGGCCAGCTTATGTACATGGTCTTGGATACTAGTAACGATAATGCATGGGTACCATGTAGTGGTTGTGTTGGGTGCACATCTAATACTTTGTTTGCCCCAACTACGTCCTCTACTTACGGGTCAGTAGACTGCTCCGTACCCGAATGTACTCAAGTCCGCGGGCTCTCTTGCACGAGTACTGGGTCGGGATCCGGGTCAAGTGCTTGCTTCTTCAACCAATCATATGGCGGAGATTCATCGTTCTATGCCACGCTGTCACGTGACTCACTTGGACTAGCCAATGATGTTGTTCCAAATTATGCTTTCGGGTGCATTAGTGCTGTATCTGGAAACGCAATACCGCCCCAAGGGTTGTTGGGTTTGGGTAGGGGCTCCATGTCGTTAATGTCACAGTCCGGATCACTTTATTCGGGCGTATTCTCATATTGTTTACCAAGTTTTAAATCGTATTATTTCTCCGGATCACTCAAACTTGGACCCCTGGGTCAACCCAAGAATATCAAAACTACCCCATTACTCAAGAACCCGCGCCGACCATCATTGTACTACGTGAACTTGACAAGTGTAAGTGTGGGACGAGTCCAGGTTCCCATTGCCCCCGAGCAACTTGGTTTTGACTCGAACACCGGTGCAGGAACCATAATCGACTCGGGGACGGTCATAACCCGATTCGTCCCACCGGCTTACAATGCAATCCGGGATGAATTTAGGAAACAAGTGAAAGGGCCCTTTAGCTCGTTGGGTGCATTTGACACATGTTTTGCATCACCAAATGAAGCAGGGGCACCAGCCATCACATTGCACTTTGAGGGAATGGATTTAAAGCTGCCAATGGAGAACACTTTGATACACAGCAGTGCTACCCCCTTGGCATGTTTGGCAATGGCAGCAGCCCCAAACAATGTGAACTCAGTGTTGAATGTGATAGCCAATTTGCAGCAGCAGAACCTCAGGATTTTGTTTGACACTGCAAATTCTCGCGTGGGAATTGCTCGTGAAGTTTGTAACTAG